One Lactobacillus sp. ESL0785 DNA window includes the following coding sequences:
- the rpsS gene encoding 30S ribosomal protein S19 — MSRSIKKGPFADASLLKKVEAQENAEKKQVIKTWSRRSTIFPSFVGLTIAVYDGRKHVPVYITEDMVGHKLGEFVPTRTFRGHKTSDDKATSKA; from the coding sequence ATGAGCCGTAGTATTAAAAAAGGACCTTTTGCTGATGCATCATTGCTTAAGAAGGTCGAAGCTCAAGAAAACGCAGAAAAGAAGCAAGTTATTAAAACTTGGTCACGTCGTTCAACTATTTTCCCTTCCTTTGTTGGTTTGACTATAGCTGTTTACGATGGTAGAAAACATGTTCCAGTTTATATTACTGAAGACATGGTTGGCCATAAGTTAGGTGAATTTGTTCCAACGAGAACTTTCCGTGGACACAAGACATCTGATGATAAGGCTACTTCAAAAGCTTAA
- a CDS encoding A24 family peptidase — MNWIYTLTNFLIGSCLASHAAVICDRWETSDFIFSRSHCNNCYTELNLLDELPIISYFWLHGKCRYCHNLIPTKLPIIEIIGGLAFSSLNFSSIEDLFTAIIIFSILLAAICDYEQHEFYLIMLLPAIILALTKSPDLLHFQLLDDLEFLPLLLILTYYVYRQKLGSGDLLIYLILALYFSPHFANTVFLLGAIFSLGYFVNQGKKRLASKPIAFVPCLFLGLTIQLLFK; from the coding sequence ATGAATTGGATCTATACACTAACTAACTTTTTAATCGGCTCATGTCTTGCATCCCATGCTGCCGTTATCTGTGATCGCTGGGAAACAAGTGATTTTATTTTTAGCCGCTCACACTGCAATAATTGCTATACTGAACTCAATCTACTTGATGAGTTACCAATTATTTCTTATTTTTGGCTGCATGGTAAATGTCGTTATTGCCACAACCTAATTCCAACCAAACTACCGATCATCGAAATAATCGGTGGTCTTGCATTTAGTTCACTTAATTTCAGCAGCATTGAAGATCTTTTCACTGCGATTATTATTTTTAGTATCTTACTTGCTGCAATTTGTGATTACGAACAGCATGAATTTTATCTTATCATGCTACTACCAGCGATTATTCTTGCACTGACTAAGAGCCCTGATCTTTTGCATTTTCAGCTACTTGACGATCTTGAATTTTTACCGCTCCTTTTAATACTGACATATTATGTTTACCGACAAAAATTAGGCAGTGGTGATCTACTTATTTACCTAATTTTAGCTCTCTATTTCAGTCCGCACTTTGCAAATACAGTATTTTTACTTGGAGCAATTTTTTCTCTTGGCTATTTCGTAAATCAAGGAAAAAAGCGGTTAGCATCAAAGCCAATCGCTTTTGTACCCTGTCTATTTTTGGGTCTTACTATACAACTTTTATTCAAATAA
- the rpsG gene encoding 30S ribosomal protein S7 — protein MPRKGHITKRDVLADPVYNSKLVTKLINHLMVDGKRAKASSILYDAFNIVKDKTGKEPLDVFEEAMNNIMPVLEVRARRIGGSNYQIPVEVRPERRTTLGLRWLVSYARLRNEHTMDERLANEIIDASNNTGSAVKKREDVHRMAEANRAFAHYRF, from the coding sequence ATGCCTAGAAAAGGACATATAACTAAAAGAGACGTTTTAGCAGATCCAGTTTATAACTCAAAGCTTGTTACTAAGTTAATCAATCACTTGATGGTTGACGGTAAGAGAGCTAAGGCATCTTCAATCCTTTATGATGCTTTCAACATCGTTAAAGATAAGACTGGCAAGGAACCACTTGATGTTTTTGAAGAAGCTATGAATAACATTATGCCAGTTTTGGAAGTTAGAGCTCGCCGGATTGGTGGTTCAAACTACCAAATCCCAGTTGAAGTTCGTCCAGAAAGAAGAACTACTTTGGGTTTAAGATGGCTTGTATCATACGCTCGTTTACGTAATGAACACACGATGGATGAACGTTTAGCTAACGAAATCATCGATGCTTCAAATAACACTGGTTCAGCAGTTAAGAAGCGTGAAGATGTTCACCGTATGGCTGAAGCTAACCGTGCATTTGCACACTACCGCTTCTAA
- the rplW gene encoding 50S ribosomal protein L23, which yields MSAHDIILRPVITEKSTNLMDDKKYTFNVLLTATKTQVRNAVEEIFDVKVKKVNIMNVRGQDKRVGRYTGKTARTRKAIVTLTNDSNDIKIFKDENKEENK from the coding sequence ATGAGTGCACACGATATCATTTTAAGACCTGTCATTACTGAAAAGTCAACGAACTTAATGGATGATAAGAAGTACACTTTCAACGTGCTTTTAACTGCAACCAAGACTCAAGTTCGTAACGCTGTTGAAGAAATTTTTGATGTTAAAGTTAAGAAAGTTAATATCATGAACGTTCGTGGTCAAGATAAACGTGTTGGTCGTTACACTGGTAAGACTGCACGTACCCGTAAAGCAATTGTTACTTTAACTAACGATTCAAATGACATTAAAATTTTCAAAGACGAAAACAAAGAAGAGAATAAGTAA
- the rpsL gene encoding 30S ribosomal protein S12: MPTINQLVRKGRHTKTTKSKSPALSYGYNSMKKELVFNPAPQMRGVATRVGTMTPKKPNSALRKYARVRLSNLIEVTAYIPGEGHNLQEHSVVLIRGGRVKDLPGVRYHIIRGALDTAGVDGRKQGRSKYGAKKD, encoded by the coding sequence ATGCCAACTATTAACCAATTGGTAAGAAAAGGCCGTCACACTAAGACGACTAAATCAAAGTCACCAGCTTTAAGCTATGGCTACAACAGTATGAAGAAAGAATTAGTATTCAACCCAGCTCCACAAATGCGTGGGGTTGCAACTCGTGTTGGTACAATGACACCAAAGAAGCCAAACTCAGCTTTGCGTAAGTATGCTCGTGTTCGTCTTTCTAACTTAATTGAAGTTACTGCCTACATCCCAGGTGAAGGCCACAACTTGCAAGAGCACTCGGTTGTGTTAATCCGTGGTGGTCGTGTAAAGGACCTTCCTGGTGTACGTTACCATATTATTCGTGGTGCCCTTGATACTGCTGGTGTTGACGGCAGAAAACAAGGCCGTTCTAAGTACGGTGCTAAGAAAGATTAA
- the rpmC gene encoding 50S ribosomal protein L29, which yields MKAKDIRTLTTDQMLEKEKQYKEELFNLRFQQATGQLENTARLSKVRKNIARIKTILSEEALKKD from the coding sequence ATGAAGGCTAAGGATATCAGAACACTAACCACTGATCAAATGTTAGAAAAAGAAAAGCAATATAAAGAAGAACTCTTTAACTTGCGTTTCCAACAAGCAACGGGTCAATTAGAAAATACCGCTCGTCTAAGCAAAGTCCGCAAGAATATCGCTAGAATTAAAACAATTCTTAGTGAAGAAGCATTGAAGAAAGATTAG
- the rpsC gene encoding 30S ribosomal protein S3, translating to MGQKINPNGFRLGVIRDWESKWYADRGYKETLNEDLRIRKFISKKLKDASVSTVEIERAANRINVSINTSKPGMVIGKGGSEVEALRKELNALTKKQVHVNIVEIKKPDLDAKLVADSIASQLEARIAFRRAIRQATQRSMRAGAKGIRVQTSGRLNGADMARREWHTEGRVPLQTLRADIDYAWVNAYTTYGEIGVQVWINRGEVLPSKSKNPAKTVKGGNK from the coding sequence ATGGGTCAAAAGATTAACCCAAATGGTTTCCGTCTCGGCGTTATTCGCGATTGGGAATCTAAATGGTATGCTGACAGAGGATACAAAGAAACTTTAAATGAAGATCTGCGCATCAGAAAATTCATTTCTAAAAAGTTAAAAGATGCCTCTGTTTCTACTGTTGAAATTGAACGTGCAGCAAACAGAATCAACGTTTCAATTAATACTTCAAAACCAGGTATGGTAATTGGTAAAGGTGGTTCTGAAGTTGAAGCTTTAAGAAAAGAATTAAATGCTTTAACTAAGAAACAAGTCCACGTCAATATTGTTGAAATTAAAAAGCCAGATCTTGATGCTAAGTTAGTAGCTGATAGTATTGCTAGCCAGCTTGAAGCTCGTATTGCTTTTAGACGTGCAATTCGTCAAGCTACTCAAAGATCTATGCGTGCTGGTGCCAAAGGAATCAGAGTTCAAACTTCTGGTCGTTTGAATGGTGCTGACATGGCAAGAAGAGAATGGCATACTGAAGGTCGAGTTCCTTTACAAACTTTGAGAGCTGATATTGATTATGCTTGGGTAAATGCCTACACTACTTATGGTGAAATTGGTGTCCAAGTTTGGATCAATCGTGGTGAGGTCTTGCCTTCAAAGAGTAAGAATCCCGCAAAAACAGTGAAGGGAGGAAACAAATAA
- the fusA gene encoding elongation factor G has protein sequence MANKREFPLEKTRNIGIMAHIDAGKTTTTERILYYTGKIHKIGETHEGDSQMDWMDEEKERGITITSAATTAQWKDYRINIIDTPGHVDFTIEVERSLRVLDGAVTVLDAQAGVEPQTENVWRQAETYGVPRIVFVNKMDKIGADFDNSVKSLHERLNANALAVQMPIGSAETFEGVIDLINMVADVYDEDKLGSKWDTVPVPDEYKEEAEKRRSALIEQVADVDDNIMEKYLDGKEISIDELKAAIRKATLNLELFPVFAGSAFKNKGVQMMLDGVVDYLPSPVDVKPYIAHDPKTGEEEELVAGDDKPFSALAFKIATDPFVGRLTYIRVYTGSLESGSYVLNASKNSRERVGRLLQMHANSRTEIPEVFSGDIAGAIGLKNTTTGDSLTDPDHPLILESLEVPDPVIQVSIEPESKADRDKLDVALQKLTEEDPTFRAETNAETGQTLISGMGELHLQIMVERMKREFHVEAKIGEPQVAYRETFTKPAKAQGKFVRQSGGKGQYGDVWIEFTPNDRGKGYEFEDAIVGGVVPREFIPSVDAGLQESMKNGILAGYPLIDVKAKLYDGSYHEVDSSEAAFKVAASLALRNAAPKAGAVILEPIMKVQVITPEEYLGDVMGSITARRGTMDNMQDRSGAKVLNSMVPLAEMFGYATTLRSSTQGRGTFTMVFDHYSATPKSIQEEIIKKRGGKTE, from the coding sequence ATGGCTAATAAGCGTGAATTTCCATTAGAAAAGACACGTAATATTGGTATCATGGCCCACATTGATGCGGGTAAGACTACCACTACTGAACGTATCCTTTACTACACTGGTAAAATCCACAAGATTGGTGAAACCCATGAGGGTGACAGCCAGATGGACTGGATGGACGAAGAAAAGGAACGTGGTATTACCATTACTTCAGCCGCTACGACTGCACAATGGAAAGACTACCGGATTAACATCATTGATACACCAGGACACGTTGACTTCACAATCGAGGTTGAACGTTCACTTCGGGTTCTTGATGGTGCCGTAACTGTTCTTGATGCCCAAGCTGGTGTTGAACCACAAACTGAAAATGTTTGGCGTCAAGCTGAAACTTATGGTGTTCCTCGGATTGTTTTTGTTAACAAGATGGACAAGATCGGTGCAGACTTTGATAATTCTGTTAAGTCTTTGCACGAACGTTTGAATGCTAATGCTTTGGCTGTTCAAATGCCAATTGGTTCTGCCGAAACCTTTGAAGGTGTCATTGACTTAATCAACATGGTTGCTGATGTTTATGATGAAGATAAGCTTGGTTCTAAGTGGGATACTGTTCCAGTTCCTGACGAATACAAGGAAGAAGCTGAAAAGCGTCGTAGTGCATTAATCGAACAAGTTGCTGATGTTGATGATAACATTATGGAAAAATACCTTGATGGTAAGGAAATTTCCATTGATGAGTTAAAGGCAGCTATTCGTAAAGCAACTTTGAACTTGGAATTGTTCCCAGTATTTGCCGGTTCAGCATTCAAGAACAAGGGTGTCCAAATGATGCTTGATGGTGTTGTTGATTACTTGCCATCTCCAGTAGACGTTAAGCCATATATTGCTCATGATCCTAAGACTGGTGAAGAAGAAGAATTGGTAGCCGGTGACGATAAGCCATTTTCAGCTTTAGCCTTCAAGATTGCTACTGATCCATTTGTTGGTCGTTTGACTTATATCCGTGTTTACACTGGTTCTCTTGAATCAGGTTCATACGTATTAAACGCTTCTAAGAATAGTCGTGAACGTGTTGGTCGTTTATTGCAAATGCACGCTAACTCAAGAACAGAAATTCCAGAAGTTTTCTCAGGTGATATCGCTGGTGCCATTGGTTTGAAGAACACTACTACTGGTGACTCATTAACTGATCCAGATCATCCATTGATTTTGGAAAGTTTGGAAGTTCCAGATCCAGTTATTCAAGTTTCAATTGAACCTGAATCAAAGGCTGATCGTGATAAGCTTGATGTTGCTTTGCAAAAGCTGACTGAAGAAGATCCAACTTTCAGAGCTGAAACTAATGCTGAAACTGGTCAAACTTTAATTTCCGGAATGGGTGAATTGCACTTGCAAATCATGGTTGAACGGATGAAGCGTGAATTCCACGTAGAAGCTAAAATTGGTGAACCACAAGTTGCTTACCGTGAAACATTTACTAAGCCTGCTAAGGCTCAAGGTAAATTCGTTCGTCAATCTGGTGGTAAGGGTCAATACGGTGACGTTTGGATTGAATTTACACCAAATGACAGAGGTAAAGGCTACGAATTCGAAGATGCCATTGTCGGTGGTGTTGTTCCGCGTGAATTTATCCCTTCAGTAGATGCTGGACTTCAAGAATCAATGAAGAATGGTATTCTTGCAGGTTACCCATTAATTGACGTTAAGGCTAAGCTTTACGATGGTAGTTACCACGAAGTCGACTCATCAGAAGCTGCCTTCAAGGTTGCTGCTTCACTTGCTTTGAGAAATGCAGCTCCTAAGGCTGGTGCTGTAATTCTTGAACCAATTATGAAGGTTCAAGTAATTACTCCAGAAGAATACTTAGGTGATGTAATGGGCTCAATTACTGCTCGTCGTGGTACGATGGACAATATGCAAGACCGTTCAGGTGCTAAAGTATTGAATTCAATGGTTCCACTTGCTGAAATGTTTGGTTATGCAACTACTTTGCGTTCATCAACTCAAGGTCGTGGTACATTTACAATGGTATTTGATCACTACTCAGCAACTCCTAAGTCAATTCAAGAAGAAATTATTAAGAAGCGCGGCGGCAAGACCGAATAA
- the rpsJ gene encoding 30S ribosomal protein S10, which yields MASQSIRIRLKSYEHGILDESAAKIVATAKRTGAEISGPVPLPTERVLFTVLRSPHKNKDSREQFEMRTHKRLIDILNPTPKTVDSLMKLDLPSGVDIEIKL from the coding sequence ATGGCAAGTCAATCTATTCGTATTAGACTTAAGTCTTACGAACATGGTATTCTCGATGAATCAGCTGCTAAGATTGTAGCTACTGCTAAGAGAACTGGTGCTGAAATTTCAGGTCCAGTCCCACTACCAACGGAAAGGGTTTTATTCACTGTTCTACGTTCACCACACAAGAACAAGGATTCACGTGAACAATTTGAAATGCGTACGCACAAGCGTTTAATCGACATTTTAAATCCAACACCTAAGACTGTTGATTCTTTAATGAAGCTTGATCTTCCAAGCGGCGTTGACATCGAAATCAAATTATAA
- the rplN gene encoding 50S ribosomal protein L14: MIQNESRLRVADNSGARELLVIRVLGGSKRKTGNIGDIVVATVKQATPGGVVKKGDVVKAVIVRTKSGARREDGSYIKFDENAGVVINADKSPRGTRIFGPVARELREHDFMKIVSLAPEVL, from the coding sequence GTGATTCAAAATGAATCCCGTTTGAGAGTTGCTGATAACTCTGGTGCCAGAGAGCTTTTAGTTATTAGAGTCTTAGGTGGATCAAAACGTAAGACCGGTAACATTGGTGATATCGTGGTAGCAACTGTTAAACAAGCAACACCAGGTGGCGTTGTCAAAAAAGGTGACGTTGTCAAAGCTGTCATTGTTAGAACAAAATCAGGCGCACGCCGTGAAGATGGTTCATACATTAAGTTTGATGAAAATGCTGGCGTAGTAATTAATGCAGATAAGAGTCCACGTGGTACTCGTATCTTTGGGCCTGTTGCACGTGAGCTACGTGAGCACGACTTTATGAAGATCGTCTCTCTTGCTCCTGAAGTCTTATAA
- the rplP gene encoding 50S ribosomal protein L16, whose translation MPLVPKRVKHRREFRGKMRGAAKGGKTIAFGEYGLEALESHWITTQQIEAARVAMTRYMKRGGKVWIRIFPQKSYTAKGVGVRMGSGKGAPAGWVAVVKREKIMFEIGGVDEATAREALRLASTKLPIKCKFVTKSSEVGGNSNEG comes from the coding sequence ATGCCTTTAGTACCAAAACGAGTAAAACACCGTCGTGAATTCCGTGGTAAGATGCGTGGTGCTGCTAAAGGTGGTAAGACTATTGCCTTTGGTGAATATGGCTTAGAAGCCCTCGAATCTCACTGGATTACTACTCAACAAATTGAAGCTGCTCGTGTTGCGATGACTCGTTACATGAAGCGTGGCGGTAAAGTTTGGATCAGAATTTTCCCACAAAAGTCATACACTGCTAAAGGTGTTGGTGTACGTATGGGTTCTGGTAAAGGTGCACCAGCCGGTTGGGTAGCTGTAGTAAAAAGAGAAAAGATTATGTTTGAAATTGGTGGCGTTGATGAAGCTACTGCTCGTGAAGCTTTACGACTTGCTTCAACTAAGTTACCAATCAAATGTAAGTTTGTGACTAAAAGTTCGGAAGTAGGTGGCAATTCTAATGAAGGCTAA
- the rpsQ gene encoding 30S ribosomal protein S17 codes for MSESIERNHRHVYQGRVVSDKNDKTITVVVDTYKNHPVYKKRIRYSKKYYAQDENNEAKVGDTVRIMETRPLSRTKRFRLVEIVKKSV; via the coding sequence TTGAGCGAATCAATCGAAAGAAATCATCGTCACGTATATCAAGGTCGTGTAGTTTCTGATAAGAATGACAAAACTATCACTGTTGTAGTTGATACTTATAAGAATCACCCTGTTTATAAGAAGCGTATTAGATATTCTAAGAAATACTATGCACAAGACGAAAATAATGAAGCTAAAGTTGGCGATACTGTTCGTATCATGGAAACTCGTCCATTATCTCGTACAAAGCGCTTTCGTTTAGTTGAAATTGTTAAGAAATCTGTTTAA
- the rplD gene encoding 50S ribosomal protein L4, with amino-acid sequence MANLKVIDQKGKDAGEVTLNDEVFGIKPNESVVFDAIIRQRAGRRQGTSKVKNRSAVRGGGKKPWKQKGTGRARQGSIRSPQWRGGGVVFGPTPRSYAYSMPRKQRRLAIKSVLSQKLIDQDLIVLDQLTMSAPKTKEFKSLLDSLKVEGKVLVVSDDKNVQLSARNLTNVKVIPINGVNVEDVVNYGKLILTKDAVEKIEKNVEGASKK; translated from the coding sequence ATGGCTAATTTAAAGGTTATCGATCAAAAAGGTAAAGATGCTGGTGAAGTTACTTTAAATGATGAAGTATTTGGTATTAAACCAAATGAAAGTGTTGTCTTTGACGCAATCATCAGACAAAGAGCTGGGAGACGTCAAGGTACTTCAAAAGTTAAGAATAGATCTGCTGTTCGCGGTGGTGGTAAGAAGCCATGGAAGCAAAAGGGTACTGGACGTGCTCGTCAAGGTTCCATCAGATCTCCACAATGGCGCGGCGGTGGTGTTGTCTTTGGACCAACTCCACGTTCATATGCATATTCAATGCCAAGAAAGCAACGTCGTTTGGCTATCAAGTCAGTTCTTTCCCAAAAATTGATTGATCAAGATTTAATTGTTTTAGACCAGTTGACAATGTCAGCTCCTAAGACTAAAGAATTTAAGTCATTGTTAGACAGTTTAAAGGTTGAAGGTAAAGTATTAGTTGTTTCAGACGACAAGAATGTACAACTTTCAGCTCGGAACTTGACTAATGTTAAGGTTATTCCAATTAACGGCGTAAATGTTGAAGATGTTGTCAATTATGGCAAATTAATCTTGACTAAGGATGCTGTAGAAAAGATTGAAAAGAATGTTGAGGGGGCTTCAAAGAAATGA
- the rplV gene encoding 50S ribosomal protein L22 — translation MAEQISSARAEARTVRIAARKARLVVDLIRGKDVAEALAILEFTPRAASPIVEKVLRSAIANAEHNYDLESANLYVSEAYVNEGATLKRFRPRAKGMASPINKRTSHIVVVVSEKND, via the coding sequence ATGGCAGAACAAATTAGTTCAGCTAGGGCTGAAGCAAGAACTGTTCGAATTGCTGCAAGAAAAGCTCGTTTAGTCGTTGACTTGATTCGCGGCAAAGACGTTGCTGAAGCATTGGCAATCTTAGAATTTACGCCTAGAGCTGCTTCCCCAATCGTTGAAAAAGTTTTACGTTCAGCTATTGCTAACGCAGAACACAACTATGATCTTGAAAGTGCCAATCTTTATGTATCAGAAGCATATGTAAATGAAGGTGCAACTTTGAAGAGATTCCGGCCACGTGCCAAGGGTATGGCTTCACCTATTAATAAGAGAACAAGCCATATAGTTGTAGTAGTTTCAGAAAAGAACGATTAA
- the rplC gene encoding 50S ribosomal protein L3, with protein sequence MTKGILGRKVGMTQVFTKDGILVPVTVVEATPNVVMQVKTVESDGYEAVQLGYQDKREVLSNKPEKGHAAKAKTSPKRFIREIRGVELKDYEVGSEVTVDTFKEGDVVDVTGITRGHGYQGNIKRWGQSRGPETHGSRYHRIPGSMGSIINRVPKGKRLPGHMGMKKVTIENLVIEKVVADKNVLLIKGNVPGAKNSLITVKSAVKINK encoded by the coding sequence ATGACCAAAGGAATCTTAGGAAGAAAAGTCGGTATGACTCAAGTCTTCACTAAAGATGGTATCCTTGTGCCCGTAACTGTTGTTGAAGCAACTCCTAACGTTGTTATGCAAGTTAAGACTGTTGAATCAGACGGCTACGAAGCAGTTCAATTAGGATACCAAGATAAACGTGAAGTTTTGAGCAACAAACCAGAAAAAGGTCATGCTGCAAAAGCAAAGACTTCGCCTAAGCGCTTCATTCGTGAAATCCGCGGAGTTGAGCTTAAGGACTACGAAGTCGGCTCAGAAGTTACTGTGGACACATTTAAGGAAGGTGACGTTGTAGACGTTACTGGAATTACAAGAGGTCATGGATACCAAGGTAACATCAAGCGTTGGGGCCAATCACGTGGGCCAGAGACTCACGGTTCTAGATACCACAGAATCCCTGGTTCAATGGGTTCCATCATTAACCGTGTACCAAAGGGCAAGCGTTTGCCAGGTCACATGGGAATGAAGAAAGTTACCATTGAAAACTTAGTAATTGAAAAAGTTGTAGCAGATAAGAACGTTTTATTGATTAAAGGCAACGTTCCAGGTGCTAAGAACTCACTAATTACTGTTAAATCTGCTGTTAAGATTAATAAATAG
- the rplB gene encoding 50S ribosomal protein L2 — protein sequence MAIKIYKPTTNGRRNMTSSDFAEITTSKPERTLLESQSHTAGRNSYGHITSRHRGGGHKQKYRIIDFKRNKDNAKAVVKSIEYDPNRTANIALLHYTDGIKAYILAPKGLKVGDIVESGANSDIKPGNALPLKNIPTGTSIHNIELKPGKGGQLVRSAGASAQVLGFDGNYALVRLQSGEVRKILSVCRATVGVVGNEQHSLIQLGKAGRSRWLGRRPQSRGSVMNPNDHPHGGGEGKAPVGRPQPMTPWGKKSRGVKTRNSKKASEKLIIRHRKGSK from the coding sequence TTGGCTATTAAGATTTATAAGCCAACCACAAATGGTCGCCGTAATATGACTTCTTCCGACTTTGCTGAGATTACGACGAGCAAGCCAGAACGTACCTTGCTTGAATCACAATCACATACAGCAGGTCGTAACTCATATGGTCATATTACAAGTAGACACCGTGGTGGTGGTCACAAGCAAAAGTACCGTATTATCGATTTTAAACGTAATAAAGATAATGCAAAAGCAGTTGTTAAATCTATCGAATACGATCCAAACAGAACTGCTAATATTGCACTTCTTCACTACACTGACGGTATTAAAGCTTACATTTTGGCACCTAAAGGCTTAAAAGTTGGCGATATTGTTGAATCTGGTGCTAATTCAGATATTAAACCAGGTAATGCTTTACCATTAAAGAACATTCCTACTGGTACTTCAATTCATAACATTGAATTGAAGCCAGGTAAGGGTGGACAGCTTGTAAGAAGTGCTGGTGCTAGTGCTCAAGTTTTGGGCTTCGATGGCAATTACGCCTTAGTTAGATTACAAAGTGGTGAAGTTCGTAAGATCTTGTCAGTTTGTCGTGCTACTGTTGGTGTTGTTGGTAATGAACAACATTCATTAATTCAATTAGGTAAAGCTGGCCGTAGTCGTTGGTTAGGCAGACGTCCACAATCTCGTGGTTCTGTAATGAACCCTAACGATCACCCACATGGTGGTGGTGAAGGTAAGGCTCCAGTTGGTCGTCCACAACCTATGACTCCTTGGGGTAAGAAGAGTCGCGGCGTTAAGACTAGAAATAGTAAGAAAGCTAGCGAGAAGTTAATTATTCGTCACCGTAAGGGTAGTAAGTAA